One Acidimicrobiales bacterium genomic region harbors:
- the meaB gene encoding methylmalonyl Co-A mutase-associated GTPase MeaB, translating to MTDVDALVRGIVEGDRRALARAITLVESTRADRAATGATVLDRLLDRTGGAARLGISGAPGVGKSTFIEALGLHLIGEGHRVAVLAVDPSSARSGGSILGDKTRMEELVRSEGAFIRPSPSSGTLGGVARRTREAMLLCEAAGFDVVIVETVGVGQSETAVDDMVDTFCLLVSPGGGDQLQGIKRGIMELADLVVVNKADGDLAAAANHAASDHAAAVHLLRRKSAAWAPEVLQASAIEGRGIAEVWQAVGRQRAALAEVGDLERRRAGQATAWLWSEVTDRLTTSFRRDPEVGRLLPELEAAVGDGTVSPTTAALRLLDAYRGLTGPVTERSLPTPSAGSGDEDA from the coding sequence GTGACCGACGTCGATGCCCTGGTCAGGGGCATCGTCGAGGGCGATCGGCGCGCCCTGGCGAGGGCCATCACCCTGGTCGAGTCGACCCGGGCCGACCGGGCCGCCACCGGGGCGACGGTCCTCGACCGCCTGCTCGACCGCACCGGTGGCGCCGCCCGCCTCGGCATCTCCGGCGCCCCCGGCGTCGGCAAGTCGACCTTCATCGAGGCCCTCGGCCTCCACCTGATCGGCGAGGGCCACCGGGTGGCGGTGCTGGCCGTCGACCCGTCGTCGGCCCGGTCGGGCGGGTCCATCCTCGGCGACAAGACCCGCATGGAGGAGCTGGTGCGCTCCGAGGGCGCCTTCATCCGCCCCTCACCGTCGAGCGGCACCCTCGGCGGGGTGGCTCGCCGCACGCGGGAGGCCATGCTCCTGTGCGAGGCGGCCGGCTTCGACGTGGTGATCGTCGAGACCGTCGGCGTAGGCCAGTCCGAGACCGCCGTCGACGACATGGTCGACACGTTCTGCCTGCTCGTCTCCCCCGGCGGCGGCGACCAGCTCCAGGGCATCAAGCGGGGGATCATGGAGCTGGCCGACCTTGTGGTGGTCAACAAGGCCGACGGCGACCTGGCCGCCGCCGCCAACCACGCCGCCTCCGACCACGCCGCCGCCGTCCACCTGCTGCGCCGCAAGAGCGCCGCCTGGGCCCCCGAGGTGCTCCAGGCGTCGGCCATCGAGGGTCGGGGCATCGCCGAGGTGTGGCAAGCGGTGGGGCGCCAGCGGGCGGCCCTGGCCGAGGTGGGCGACCTCGAGCGCCGCCGCGCCGGCCAGGCCACGGCGTGGCTGTGGAGCGAGGTCACCGACCGCCTCACCACGTCGTTCCGCCGCGACCCCGAGGTGGGCCGCCTGCTGCCCGAGCTCGAGGCGGCCGTCGGCGACGGCACGGTCTCGCCCACCACCGCCGCCCTCCGCCTCCTCGACGCCTACCGCGGACTCACGGGTCCTGTCACCGAGCGGAGCCTTCCCA